In Providencia hangzhouensis, the DNA window TAATCGAAGTAAATCCATGTTTCTGATAAAAGCGTTCCGCATTCGGTGATGAATCTAATACCAATTTTTTAATATTTCGCTTTTTGGCTTCAGCTTTAATAGCATCTAATATTAAGCCCGCAGCTCCGCAGCCAGTGTACTGTGGTAAAGTAAATATGGCATCAACACTGTTAGCCTCTAGATTAAGATAGCCAGTTGCAACGGGTTCATCATTTTTATTTACCGCGACAAAGAATGGGTTATTCCTCACAATACGTATATAACTTACTGGCATTTCATCAGGTGTCCAGGCGCTGATCGTTTTTGCGTCAAAACTCGTTGTACAACCATGGCGAATGGCTTGGTTGCGTATAAACCAAAGATGTTCAGCTTCATCGGGAGTTGCTAACCTAATTTTCATCATGATACACCTGCTAATGTTTTTTTATTTCTTTCATAGAACAAAAAGTGCAGTTAAAAAGCAATATATATAACAGAAAGAAAACTAATTTGAATATGGTATACTCACCCTTATTTTTAAATCAGTGACTTTTATGAATTATCAATGCCCCCTCTGCTTTACACCACTTAACTTTATGCATAACAGCTATCGCTGCGCAGAAAATCACCAGTTCGATTGTGCGAAAGAGGGTTACGTTAATTTGTTGCCCGTACAACATAAACGGTCTAAAGACCCCGGTGATAATGCTGAAATGATGCAAGCACGTAGACAATTTCTTGATGCAGGACATTACCACCCGATGCGTGAAAAGGTGGCAGAAAAAATTATTCAGTTTATTCCACCATCTAATACTAGTTTGTTAGATATTGGTTGTGGGGAAGGGTATTACACAGACTATTTCTCTCGGGAACTTGTAAAACATTTTGAAAAATATACGGTTCTGGGCTTAGATGTTTCGAAAGTGGCGGTTCGCTATGCGGCGAAACGGTATAAATCCGTTCGTTTTTGCGTCGGTACAAGCCATCGCTTGCCATTCTCAAATAACAGCTTAGGTGGAGTTGTCCGAATTTACGCACCCTGCAAAGCACAAGAATTAAGCCGTGTATTAGTTTCTAAAGGTATGTTAATTACTGTTACGCCTGCGGCAGAGCATCTGCAAGAATTAAAAGCGTTAATTTACGATGAGGTTAAGTTACATCCAACTAAAGATGAAGATTTACCAAATTTTTCGCTAATAGATAGTTGCCAATTAAATTATAAAATGGCACTGACAGGGCAAGAAGCTTATGAATTGTTGATGATGACCCCATTTGCTTGGCGTGCATCAGAACAGGTCAAAGAGAATCTGCAACAAGCTGAAGTGAAAGAATATACGGCTGATTTTTTAATTCGCGTTTATCAATCTGATGCAGAGTAAGGTTACTGCCCCCATATAAGGGGGCACAAAAACTAATGGGCATACATAAATAATTCGAGGTGCTCAAATAAAATATTAAAACCAATACCTATTAGAACCAACCCACCGATAATTTCTGCTTTTTTTCCGAGTAATGGGCCAACATAGCGGCCAATCATCATACCAATAGTTGCCATAATCATTGTCATTAAGCCGATAGTCATTGCAGTATGAACGATATCCACTTGCAAGAAAGCTAAACCTAGACCGATAGCCATTGCATCAAGGCTGGTGGCTATCGCAGAAAAGATAAGGTTTGTTGAGCTATGACTAGAAGGTTTAGAACAGCATTCTTCATCTTTTGTTTTAATACTCTGCCAGATCATTCTAGCACCTAAAACAAATAATAAACCAAATGCAATCCAATGATCCCAACGGATAACATATTGGCTAGCTAGGATCCCGATACCCCAACCAATAATCGGTGTAATGGCTTCAATAAAACCAAAAATAAAACCAGTACGGAGAATTTCTCTAAAGCGGGGTTTATGAAGTACGGCGCCTTTACAAATAGCAACAGCGAAGGCGTCCATTGATAGGGCAAGGGCTAAGATAAGGGTAGCATAGAAACTCATAATAGAACCTCGGTTGGGTGATTCCATATACACATAAATTACCCCCAACCAAAAGGCTTATTTATGTGTCTATGGTCTTGCCAACCGAATTTTGGTGTCCGCACCACGTTTGAAACCAAACGAGTATGTTGATACGGACTTTCTGGTCTTATATATGAAACCAGAACAGGCTACTCCCCAATGACGTGGAAAGAAAGATACCATATTTTATATTAAAGGCAACACTTAATTAATTGTGGATATTAAATGTTATTGAGAATTATTATCAATAAGGATATTGACAAAAACAAGGTTAATTAAATTTATAATTAACCTTGTTTTTAGTGATAATATAAAACTTATTTACTTATGATTAATAAGGAATTCATAAATTCTTTGTAAATCATCAAGATGTGAAACTTGGATGTTAATTTTCTTTTTTTCCAAACCTATTATTAATACACCGTCTTCGGATAAGTTCATTGTTTTTATTCTGTCATATAATATAAATGCATTGGCAAAATAAAAACCATTCTGTTTAAAGAATAGCTTAGGTGTTCTTATAAACGCCAAATAGATTGACATAAAAATAGTAATCAATAATAAGTAAGTGGTTAATAAATTACCATGGCGTACAATATTTGTATAAATAACGATACAAATTAGAACAATAAAAATAATAGCATCGGCCCGATGTTTTCGTTTTAGATTAATTTTTAATAATGTTTTACCCTTTAGCAAATGCTGAATGAATTCATCATAAATTGCATAAACAAGCATGATCAAAATGATTATAGCAAGAATGGCATCATTGAAGGTCATTTGTGAACCCTTGGATAAGTGAACATAATGCAGAGCTTAAAATTAAAAAAGGGAGGCTGCAACCTCCCAATTCAAATAATGGTGGAAAATTATGGTGCTAAGAAGTTTAACCAAGCACCAAGGATACCCAAACCAAAGAAGCCGATAATAATCCACAATGCGTTAACTTTACGACGTAACAGCCACATACAGGCGAAGGTTAGCAATAGTGGTACTAAACCTGGCATGAGTTGATCAAGGATCATTTGGACGGTGGTAATATCTTCAGCACCTGTTGTTGGGTTTTTGATCCGCGACACTTCAAGTGGAATATTGACATGTGTCCATTTATTGACCAAGGCTCCCATAACAAATAAACCGAGAATTGATGCTCCTTCGGTTAGTTTTTGTAGGAAACCGCCACCAATGTCTTGAACAATATCAATCCCTTTTTTGTAGCCATATGAAACACCATAATAAAGGGTTAATAAACGTACAAGATTAAACAAAACAAAGAACAGAAGAGGGCCAAGTAAGCTACCCGTCATTGCGATACCTGCACCGAGAGCCGCAAATACTGGGCGAACAGTTCCCCAGAAAATTGGGTCACCAACACCGGCTAATGGGCCCATTAGACCGACTTTGATACCATTTATTGCACCGTCATCAATGTCTGCACCATTGGCACGTTGCTCTTCCATTGCCATTGTGACACCCAAAACAGGCGCTGCAACATACGGATGTGTATTAAAGAATTCAAGATGGCGCTTAATGGCTTGTTTTCTATCATCATTATTTTCAGGATAAAGACGACGAATAACGGGAACCATTGAATAGCAGAAGCCTAGGGCTTGCATACGCTCAAAGTTCCAAGAACCTTGCAATAGGTTAGACCGTAAGAATACGCCGCGAATATCGCTTTGTGTAAGCTTTTTAGCCGTTGGCTTAGTGATATCTACCATTATACGTTCCTCCTAGTCTAGCTCATTATCAAGGTTGTTATTGCTACTATTTCCTTGGGTAACAACAGTTTGCGATTTATTGTATTTTGGACTGAGTTGGATATATAAAATAGCCATAACAGTACCGATAACCCCAAGAGCAACCAGGTTGAAGTCAGTAAATGCCGCGGTAACAAAGCCTAAGTAGAAGAACGGCATTAAGTAGCCTGCACGCATCATATTGATAACCATCGCATAACCGACAACAACAATCATACCACCAGCAATATTCAGGCCGTCAGTAACAACTTGCGGGATAGAATCCAACATTTGTTGTACTTCTGATGTACCAACAGAAATGGCGACAATTAACGCAGGTATTGCGATACGCATGGCTTGCAGTAATAAAGCTGAGATATGGATAAAGCCAATTGCAGTTAGATTACCATTGAGGGCGGCTTTATCAGCAGCATGTTGGAATGCAACCGTTACAGTACGAACAATAATGGTTAATACTTGTCCCGCTGCTGCGAGTGGGATGGCGATGGCAATACCTGCACCAATGCTTTGACCACCAGCAATAACGAGAATCGTTGAAATGATAGAAGCTAAAGCGGCATCAGGTGCAACGGCAGCACCGATATTCATCCACCCAAGTGCGATCATTTCTAATGTACCGCCGATGATGATACCCGTTTTCATATCTCCCAAAACAATACCTATAAGCGTACAGGCAATGAGAGGACGGTGAAATTGGAATTCATCAAGGATTGATCCCATCCCCGCGATACACGCGACGATGAAGACCATTACTATTTGAACAACGGTAAGTTCCATTGTTTAATCTCCTGTAACCAAAAGTTTTAAAATCTGTTTTGAGTAATGGATTAAAATTAATATAAAAAATGGCTATAAAAATTATTTTTTGAGCTTATTAATCAAGTCCATCATATAAACTTTGCTATCTGATGAGACTTTCCTAACTTCAAGTTCAATCTTTTTGTCGTTCAAATAATTAAATGCATCAATGTCTTCTTGGTTGATAGAAACGGCATTTGTGACCATTGTTTTGCCATCATGGTATGCCATTCCACCAATATTAACGGACTTGACGTCAACACCTTCTTCGACGATACGCTTAACATCAGTTGGATTAGTGAAAAGCAACATAACGCGCTCACCAGCGTATTTCGGGTTATTGTAAACGCGAATACATTTAGCAACATCGACAACATGTGCAGTGACACCTGGTGGTGCGACTTGTTTTAACAATGTAGAGCGAACTTGGTCTTTTGCTACGTCATCACTGACCACAATAATGCGCTTAACTTGGGTTTCTTTCGTCCAGCGTGTTGCGACTTGCCCGTGAATTAATCTGTCATCAATACGAGCAAGTGCGATTACCATATGTTCACCGGGGCCGGCTTTCACTGGTGCAGGGGCAGGAGTACTCGAGACTACAGGAGCAGGTTCAGCTTCAGCTTCAACTTCTTTGAATTTAAATGAACGAACACCACCACGACCCGTTTCTAGGGCGACAGTGATAAGTTCATTCATTGATGGGTTATCGTCACGGCACATGAATGTTTCAACTAACATTGGAACATTTACACCCGTGATAATGTCATAATTATCATGTTCATTAACAATGCGACTAGCCGCGTTAAATGGACTGCCTCCCCATGTATCAACAAGGAATAAGACACCCTTTGATGTATCTAAATCAGTTAGCTTTTGGGTGTACTTATCAAATAGGGTATCTGCGTTTTCCCCAGGGATAAAATCAATAAACGACACATTATCTTGTTCGCCTATTAACATTTCGGTTGTTCGAAGAAGCTGCTCTGCAGCGACTCCGTGTGTACCAATCATAATAGCTATACTCACTATTTTTCCCTCATAGATAGATAAAACAAAACATTATCTGTCGATAAAATGGACACTTAAGTTAGACTCCTTTTTATCAGTTTCCCCTGTATGATAATTTTAGCTGAATAATTACAAACGTCTTATAATAGCCATAAACTCATTTATGGCACTGTTAGTATCAATTACATTATTAGCATATCATCTTGCATTATCCTAAAAACTTGTTTCGCGTCAGAAAAATAAGAATACACCTAAAAATTGATATCGAATTGCATTTTTCTGCTATTTATTTTAATTAAATAAAATAAATAATCTGATTATTTTGTTTTTGCTGGTTTCTTTTTGTGTTATCGGTAACAAAAAAAGTAAATAAAATAGTGCCATATTGATTTTTAGAGTGAAAATTAATCAATTTTTAGTGGAAATTAGTTATCTCTTGTTCAGCACAAAACAATCTTTAGCACAAAATAGTATGAATTTCGTTTTGATGTGATGTGTTGAGTATAAGAAAACTGAGTTAATTCAATGAAAAAATTATGGGTAATTGATTAGGTGAATTGGAGCGTTTAGGAAGAGAAAGGTGACTAAAAAATAAAGAAAACTTTTTAATGCAGATTAAAAAAGCACCCTCAAAATACTGTTCAAAGACATAACAGAATAGGAAAGGGTGCTTAAGGCTTAAATTAATTGAGAATAAAATTAGTCACATTGTACTTTGATGGCTAGCCCGCCTCGGGATGTCTCACGATATTTCGCATTCATGTCTTTCCCGGTTTCGTACATAGTTTCAATGACTTTATCAAGTGAAACCCGTGGCTCACTTGTTCTGCGTAGGGCCATACGTGTGGCATTCACCGCTTTAACAGATGCGATTGCATTACGCTCAATACAAGGAACTTGTACTTGACCAGCAACAGGGTCACAAGTTAGACCTAAATTGTGTTCCATGCCGATTTCAGCAGCGATACAAACTTGCTCAGGGCTACCGCCAAATAATTCGGCCAGACCAGCTGCAGCCATAGAGCATGCTACACCGACCTCCCCTTGGCAGCCAACTTCAGCTCCTGAAATGGAAGCATTCATTTTGTATAAAATACCAATGGCGCCTGAAGCTAAGAAATAACGCATATACAGCTCTGGCGTTACCGGTTCTATGCAATGATTATAATACGCTAAAACGGCAGGTACGATACCACACGCACCGTTAGTCGGTGCTGTTACAACACGGCCGCCTGCTGCATTTTCCTCATTCACTGCTAAGGCATACATATTGATCAGGTCAACCACATTCATCGGATCATTAGATAGCTTACTTGATGAAGTGACCATTCGGTTTAGTGCCGGTGCACGGCGAGGAACACGCAATGGGCCCGGCAATACACCTTCGGTGCTTAAACCACGCTCAATACAGGCTTGCATTGTCTGCCATACATCAGCGAAATAGGCTTCGATCTCTTCTTTAGAATGAAGATCTAACTCATTTTTCATCATTAAGCTAGAAATCGAAAGGCCTGATTTTTTACAATTTAGTAGTAGCTCTTCAGCAGAGTTAAATGGATAAGAGACCGGTTTGCTATCAAGAGTAGATTCGCCAAAATGCTCTGCATCGACAATGAAACCACCACCAATGGAATAATAAGTTTTGGTGTAAATTTCTTCATTACCTGCAAAAGCATGAATTGTCATGCCATTTTCATGCAATGGCAGGTTGTCTTGACGAAAATTCATGCCACCCTCATTAGGGAAGTCAACGACCTGAAGACCATTCGCTAATGATAACTTTTCTGTTTCTTCTACATTTTTGATAAAAGTTGGGATGGATTCAATGTCGACAGTGGCAGGTAAGTTACCTGCTAGCCCCATAATAATGGCGATATCAGTATGGTGCCCTTTTCCAGTAAGCGATAATGACCCATAAACATCCACAGAAATACGAGTGACGTTAGGTAATAAATTTTTGCTTACTAAATCATCGACAAATTCTTTCCCAGCTTTCATTGGACCAACGGTATGAGAGCTTGAAGGGCCTATGCCCACTTTAAACATGTCGAAAACGCTTATCACGCAGGACTCCTTAAAAAAAAGATGAAAATGTAGTGCATTATTTTAAAAGGCGCTACTTTACTGTTATTTAGTAGTGTTAACCAGTAAGTTTAAAGTATTTTTTGAAATAAGGTAGTTGCTGAAGGGTAATTGATTGTAAATAGCACAAAATGTCTGTGATGTGGCTAAAAAAGCGACAAGTGGTAGAGATATATTTTGTCATATATGACGTGATATTTTGTCATCTTAAATAGATTTTACTGCAATAGTAACATTGTATGGTGAAAAGTTGTGTTAAGTGTTAATCCAATTGCAAAGCAAGTTGGTGAATAATTGAAGCGGTTAACCCCCAAACTAAATGCCCCTTATACCAATAAAAAAAGATGCGGTTATGCCGCCCTGAACGGTTAATATCGACATATTTATGGCGTTGTAATGAAAGGGCATCAAATAAGGGAACTTCAAAGATAGCAGCGACTTCACTAGGGTTGGCTTGATATTGAATGTTATTTGGTACCAAACCGACGATTGGCGTAACTTCATAGCCACCATAACTTTGCAAGGGGCTTAACTGACCCAGTACCGTGACTTTTTCAGGAGGGATGGCCACTTCTTCATATGCTTCACGCAGTGCGGTATTCACAAGCGTACCATCCTCCGGGTCACTTGCCCCTCCTGGAAATGCGACCTGGCCTGCATGGGAGCGTAAAAAAGGAGAGCGTTGTGTGAGAAGTAATGTCGGATTGGGTTTATTGATAATGGGCAAAAGAACGGCTGCCGATTTACCCGCCTTAGGTCCAGACTGGCGGGTAGC includes these proteins:
- a CDS encoding GNAT family N-acetyltransferase codes for the protein MKIRLATPDEAEHLWFIRNQAIRHGCTTSFDAKTISAWTPDEMPVSYIRIVRNNPFFVAVNKNDEPVATGYLNLEANSVDAIFTLPQYTGCGAAGLILDAIKAEAKKRNIKKLVLDSSPNAERFYQKHGFTSIKHASYYSSLAQVELNCVQMEIEL
- the rlmA gene encoding 23S rRNA (guanine(745)-N(1))-methyltransferase, with product MNYQCPLCFTPLNFMHNSYRCAENHQFDCAKEGYVNLLPVQHKRSKDPGDNAEMMQARRQFLDAGHYHPMREKVAEKIIQFIPPSNTSLLDIGCGEGYYTDYFSRELVKHFEKYTVLGLDVSKVAVRYAAKRYKSVRFCVGTSHRLPFSNNSLGGVVRIYAPCKAQELSRVLVSKGMLITVTPAAEHLQELKALIYDEVKLHPTKDEDLPNFSLIDSCQLNYKMALTGQEAYELLMMTPFAWRASEQVKENLQQAEVKEYTADFLIRVYQSDAE
- the mntP gene encoding manganese efflux pump MntP, whose translation is MSFYATLILALALSMDAFAVAICKGAVLHKPRFREILRTGFIFGFIEAITPIIGWGIGILASQYVIRWDHWIAFGLLFVLGARMIWQSIKTKDEECCSKPSSHSSTNLIFSAIATSLDAMAIGLGLAFLQVDIVHTAMTIGLMTMIMATIGMMIGRYVGPLLGKKAEIIGGLVLIGIGFNILFEHLELFMYAH
- a CDS encoding DUF986 family protein; its protein translation is MTFNDAILAIIILIMLVYAIYDEFIQHLLKGKTLLKINLKRKHRADAIIFIVLICIVIYTNIVRHGNLLTTYLLLITIFMSIYLAFIRTPKLFFKQNGFYFANAFILYDRIKTMNLSEDGVLIIGLEKKKINIQVSHLDDLQRIYEFLINHK
- a CDS encoding PTS mannose transporter subunit IID — its product is MVDITKPTAKKLTQSDIRGVFLRSNLLQGSWNFERMQALGFCYSMVPVIRRLYPENNDDRKQAIKRHLEFFNTHPYVAAPVLGVTMAMEEQRANGADIDDGAINGIKVGLMGPLAGVGDPIFWGTVRPVFAALGAGIAMTGSLLGPLLFFVLFNLVRLLTLYYGVSYGYKKGIDIVQDIGGGFLQKLTEGASILGLFVMGALVNKWTHVNIPLEVSRIKNPTTGAEDITTVQMILDQLMPGLVPLLLTFACMWLLRRKVNALWIIIGFFGLGILGAWLNFLAP
- a CDS encoding PTS mannose/fructose/sorbose transporter subunit IIC produces the protein MELTVVQIVMVFIVACIAGMGSILDEFQFHRPLIACTLIGIVLGDMKTGIIIGGTLEMIALGWMNIGAAVAPDAALASIISTILVIAGGQSIGAGIAIAIPLAAAGQVLTIIVRTVTVAFQHAADKAALNGNLTAIGFIHISALLLQAMRIAIPALIVAISVGTSEVQQMLDSIPQVVTDGLNIAGGMIVVVGYAMVINMMRAGYLMPFFYLGFVTAAFTDFNLVALGVIGTVMAILYIQLSPKYNKSQTVVTQGNSSNNNLDNELD
- the manX gene encoding PTS mannose transporter subunit IIAB: MSIAIMIGTHGVAAEQLLRTTEMLIGEQDNVSFIDFIPGENADTLFDKYTQKLTDLDTSKGVLFLVDTWGGSPFNAASRIVNEHDNYDIITGVNVPMLVETFMCRDDNPSMNELITVALETGRGGVRSFKFKEVEAEAEPAPVVSSTPAPAPVKAGPGEHMVIALARIDDRLIHGQVATRWTKETQVKRIIVVSDDVAKDQVRSTLLKQVAPPGVTAHVVDVAKCIRVYNNPKYAGERVMLLFTNPTDVKRIVEEGVDVKSVNIGGMAYHDGKTMVTNAVSINQEDIDAFNYLNDKKIELEVRKVSSDSKVYMMDLINKLKK
- a CDS encoding L-serine ammonia-lyase, which gives rise to MISVFDMFKVGIGPSSSHTVGPMKAGKEFVDDLVSKNLLPNVTRISVDVYGSLSLTGKGHHTDIAIIMGLAGNLPATVDIESIPTFIKNVEETEKLSLANGLQVVDFPNEGGMNFRQDNLPLHENGMTIHAFAGNEEIYTKTYYSIGGGFIVDAEHFGESTLDSKPVSYPFNSAEELLLNCKKSGLSISSLMMKNELDLHSKEEIEAYFADVWQTMQACIERGLSTEGVLPGPLRVPRRAPALNRMVTSSSKLSNDPMNVVDLINMYALAVNEENAAGGRVVTAPTNGACGIVPAVLAYYNHCIEPVTPELYMRYFLASGAIGILYKMNASISGAEVGCQGEVGVACSMAAAGLAELFGGSPEQVCIAAEIGMEHNLGLTCDPVAGQVQVPCIERNAIASVKAVNATRMALRRTSEPRVSLDKVIETMYETGKDMNAKYRETSRGGLAIKVQCD
- a CDS encoding CoA pyrophosphatase, with the protein product MTELNNFINRFQFTLPATRQSGPKAGKSAAVLLPIINKPNPTLLLTQRSPFLRSHAGQVAFPGGASDPEDGTLVNTALREAYEEVAIPPEKVTVLGQLSPLQSYGGYEVTPIVGLVPNNIQYQANPSEVAAIFEVPLFDALSLQRHKYVDINRSGRHNRIFFYWYKGHLVWGLTASIIHQLALQLD